A DNA window from Streptomyces canus contains the following coding sequences:
- a CDS encoding ABC transporter ATP-binding protein: MSTTRATTKDRSAVRTLLRLWPYVRPARARLITAAFVAILASCTGLVIPLVLKWMVDGPVADGDTAGVWLGALYLLLLGFAEALLFGLRRWLVARPLSHVEAEMRAGLYRHLQRLPVAFHDRWASGQLLSRATTDLMLLRMFLAFPLTFLLVNSVTITVGVIIMLLQDWTLGLVILGPAIPVVITCMVFEKRYHRVARLAQDQVGDLTTVVEESVLGIRIIKGFGRHRSQARAFRELSGKLRGTELRKAGLLATIWGVITTLPEVAIGAALVLGCVQVADGELSAGTLVAFLSTALALRWPVESIGFLLAMTQEAATATERYFEVINEVPEQEDAPRRDAELYRNAAPPRDAAGPDKRAPDDEGLRFHHVRFRYPDAPEDSPPILDRVDLHIRPGESMALVGTTGSGKTTLTALVPRLHEVTSGRITLDGEDITAMSREELRSKVAVAFEEPTLFSASVKDNVLLGMDEQELDRALSVAQADFVHALPHGTDTQVGEQGLSLSGGQRQRLALARAVVGKPGFLVLDDPLSALDVHTEAAVEAALRDVLADTTALIVAHRPSTVLLADRVALLSDGRITAVGTHHELLRTNAEYAHLMSGTGEAKDDDR, encoded by the coding sequence ATGTCCACGACACGTGCAACCACCAAGGACCGATCGGCCGTGAGGACCCTGCTGCGCCTGTGGCCGTACGTCCGGCCGGCCCGCGCGCGGCTGATCACCGCCGCGTTCGTGGCGATCCTCGCCTCCTGTACGGGGCTGGTGATCCCCCTCGTCCTGAAGTGGATGGTGGACGGGCCGGTCGCCGACGGAGACACCGCGGGCGTATGGCTCGGGGCGCTGTACCTGCTGCTGCTCGGGTTCGCGGAGGCGCTGCTGTTCGGACTGCGGCGATGGCTGGTGGCGAGACCGCTCTCCCACGTCGAGGCGGAGATGCGGGCGGGCCTGTACCGGCACCTCCAGCGCCTCCCGGTGGCCTTCCACGACCGCTGGGCGTCCGGCCAGCTGCTGTCCCGGGCCACCACGGACCTCATGCTCCTGCGCATGTTCCTCGCCTTTCCGCTGACGTTCCTGCTGGTCAACAGCGTGACGATCACCGTCGGTGTGATCATCATGCTGCTCCAGGACTGGACGCTCGGGCTGGTGATCCTGGGGCCGGCCATCCCCGTGGTGATCACGTGCATGGTCTTCGAGAAGCGGTACCACCGTGTGGCGCGGCTCGCCCAGGACCAGGTCGGCGACCTCACGACGGTCGTCGAGGAGAGCGTGCTCGGCATCCGGATCATCAAGGGCTTCGGCCGCCACCGGTCCCAGGCACGGGCCTTCCGTGAACTGTCCGGGAAGCTGCGGGGAACCGAGCTGCGCAAGGCGGGCCTGCTGGCCACGATCTGGGGCGTCATCACCACCCTCCCCGAGGTGGCCATCGGGGCGGCGCTGGTCCTGGGCTGCGTGCAGGTGGCCGACGGGGAGTTGTCGGCGGGCACGTTGGTGGCCTTCCTGTCGACGGCACTTGCGCTCAGGTGGCCGGTGGAATCCATCGGCTTCCTGCTGGCGATGACCCAGGAAGCGGCGACGGCGACGGAGCGCTACTTCGAGGTGATCAATGAAGTGCCGGAGCAGGAAGACGCACCCCGCAGGGACGCGGAGCTGTATCGAAATGCGGCTCCGCCGCGGGACGCGGCCGGCCCCGACAAACGCGCACCCGACGACGAAGGCCTCCGGTTCCACCACGTCCGGTTCCGCTACCCGGACGCCCCCGAGGACTCCCCACCCATCCTCGACCGCGTGGACCTCCACATCCGCCCCGGCGAATCCATGGCCCTGGTCGGCACGACGGGCAGCGGCAAGACGACCCTCACCGCCCTCGTCCCCCGCCTCCACGAGGTGACATCCGGCCGCATCACCCTGGACGGCGAGGACATCACCGCCATGTCCAGAGAAGAGCTGCGCTCGAAGGTGGCCGTCGCCTTCGAGGAACCCACGCTCTTCTCGGCCAGCGTCAAGGACAACGTCCTGCTGGGCATGGACGAACAGGAACTGGACCGCGCCCTGTCCGTCGCGCAGGCGGACTTCGTACACGCCCTCCCCCACGGCACCGACACCCAGGTCGGCGAACAGGGCCTCAGCCTCTCCGGCGGCCAGCGCCAACGCCTCGCCCTGGCCCGGGCCGTGGTCGGCAAGCCCGGATTCCTCGTCCTCGACGACCCCCTGTCCGCGCTGGACGTGCACACCGAGGCCGCCGTGGAGGCCGCGCTGCGCGACGTCCTCGCGGACACCACCGCGCTCATCGTGGCGCACCGCCCCTCGACCGTGCTGCTCGCCGACCGCGTCGCGCTGCTGTCCGACGGCCGTATCACCGCCGTGGGCACCCACCACGAACTCCTGCGCACCAACGCCGAGTACGCCCACCTCATGTCCGGCACCGGGGAAGCGAAGGACGACGACCGATGA
- a CDS encoding L,D-transpeptidase: MRQRQGRARRAGAVLAAVMTWAGLLAGVAGCTADGGGGIGGVGGFGKPPAPEDVIRVAPDDGTKGVPPEERLRVRVPSGRLESVTVVKSQDAQDFPVPGRISEDGLRWEPDEAQLALAAKYTVDAVALDGHGRRSARHTTFTTYVPEERFIGYVSPENRSTVGTGMIVSLEFNREIEHRAAVERAVRVTSKPAVEIRPHWFGNGRLDFRPEHYWRPGTRVTVALRLRDVEGASGVYGLQYRTFAFTVGRSQVSLVDAARHTMQVRRDGELIATVPITAGAPKTTTYNGKMVVTEMLEVTRMNSRTVGFGGEYDIPDVPHALRLTDSGTFLHGNYWAPSAPGRVNVSHGCVGLRDVKGGSSDTPAGWFFDRSLVGDVVEVVHSNDKKVAPDNGLGGWNMGWKEWKAGSAVK; the protein is encoded by the coding sequence GTGAGGCAGAGACAAGGGCGCGCTCGGCGCGCGGGGGCCGTTCTGGCCGCCGTCATGACATGGGCAGGACTGCTGGCCGGGGTCGCCGGCTGTACGGCGGACGGGGGTGGCGGGATCGGCGGTGTCGGCGGATTCGGGAAGCCTCCCGCGCCCGAGGACGTGATCAGGGTCGCGCCCGACGACGGCACCAAGGGCGTGCCGCCCGAGGAGAGGCTGCGGGTCCGCGTCCCCAGCGGACGCCTCGAGTCGGTCACCGTCGTCAAGTCCCAGGACGCGCAGGACTTCCCGGTGCCCGGGCGCATCTCCGAGGACGGCCTGCGCTGGGAACCCGACGAGGCACAGCTGGCGCTGGCCGCCAAGTACACCGTCGACGCGGTCGCCCTGGACGGCCACGGCCGCCGCTCGGCCCGGCACACGACGTTCACCACCTACGTCCCCGAGGAACGGTTCATCGGGTACGTCAGCCCCGAGAACCGCTCCACCGTCGGCACCGGGATGATCGTCTCCCTGGAGTTCAACCGGGAGATCGAGCACCGAGCCGCCGTCGAACGCGCCGTACGCGTCACCTCGAAGCCAGCCGTCGAGATCCGCCCGCACTGGTTCGGCAACGGCCGCCTCGACTTCCGCCCCGAGCACTACTGGAGACCCGGCACCCGCGTGACGGTCGCGCTCAGACTCCGTGATGTGGAAGGGGCGTCCGGCGTCTACGGCCTCCAGTACCGGACCTTCGCCTTCACCGTCGGCCGCAGCCAGGTCTCCCTCGTCGACGCGGCCCGGCACACCATGCAGGTCAGACGGGACGGTGAACTGATCGCCACCGTGCCGATCACCGCCGGCGCCCCGAAGACGACCACGTACAACGGAAAGATGGTCGTCACCGAGATGCTCGAAGTGACCCGTATGAACAGCCGCACGGTCGGCTTCGGCGGCGAGTACGACATCCCGGACGTCCCGCACGCCCTGCGTCTGACCGACTCCGGCACCTTCCTGCACGGCAACTACTGGGCGCCGAGCGCCCCCGGCAGAGTCAATGTCAGCCACGGCTGTGTGGGCCTCAGGGACGTGAAGGGCGGCAGCTCGGACACGCCCGCGGGCTGGTTCTTCGACCGCAGCCTGGTCGGGGACGTCGTCGAGGTCGTCCACAGCAATGACAAAAAGGTCGCTCCTGACAATGGCCTTGGAGGCTGGAATATGGGCTGGAAGGAGTGGAAGGCAGGCAGTGCGGTGAAGTAA
- a CDS encoding response regulator, producing MTSDVGISVLIVDDHPVVRDGLRGMFDSAPGFKVLGEASNGVEALEKATALDPDVILMDLRMPGGGGVDAIRELTHRSARAKVLVLTTYDTDSDTLPAIEAGATGYLLKDAPRDELFTAVRAAAEGRTVLSPAVASRLVSAVRAPKAPGNEPLSAREREVLALVARGTSNREIARELFISEATVKTHLTHLYAKLGVNDRAAAVATAYQRGILG from the coding sequence ATGACCAGTGACGTGGGTATCTCGGTGCTGATCGTCGACGACCATCCCGTCGTACGGGACGGTCTGCGCGGCATGTTCGACTCCGCGCCGGGATTCAAGGTTCTCGGCGAGGCGTCGAACGGCGTCGAGGCGCTGGAGAAGGCCACCGCGCTGGACCCGGATGTGATCCTGATGGACCTGCGGATGCCGGGCGGTGGGGGAGTCGACGCCATCCGTGAGCTCACGCACCGCTCCGCCCGCGCGAAGGTGCTGGTCCTGACGACGTACGACACGGACTCCGACACCCTGCCGGCCATCGAGGCGGGCGCGACGGGCTATCTGCTGAAGGACGCCCCGCGCGACGAGCTGTTCACGGCCGTGCGGGCGGCGGCAGAAGGCCGTACGGTGCTGTCCCCGGCCGTGGCATCCCGGCTGGTCTCGGCCGTCCGCGCCCCCAAGGCTCCTGGTAACGAGCCCCTCTCCGCCCGCGAGCGCGAGGTGCTCGCCCTGGTTGCCCGGGGCACGTCCAACCGCGAGATCGCCCGCGAACTGTTCATCAGCGAGGCGACCGTGAAAACCCATCTCACCCACCTCTACGCCAAGTTGGGCGTCAACGACCGTGCGGCGGCGGTCGCGACGGCTTACCAGCGGGGCATCCTCGGCTGA
- a CDS encoding ABC transporter ATP-binding protein, with translation MTAPTTNAPTADDEPELPRHKDAADAFDRDVLPTPPRATSLLLRSLLAPMKARVTLTTFLLLLQQAAVQAGPLLVAYAIDRAVPAFRDHDNGPLIAVGAGYLLSALSSGGLQYAFILVSARVNQDVLLDLRGRIFRHAQALSIDFHERYTSGRLISRSTTDVESLRELLNEGLQELVTVILSFLYISALLLWLDLALGAVAVASFVPLYLLVRGYRRRAGRVYRKRSTAIAAVIVKFVETMNGIRPVRAFRREAANDAEFAVLNKRHERVNGDALLEMARYVVSSRLVANTAVAGIVLWGAYRVAQDSLELGVLAAAVLYLRRLYDPIDRLGMFLNSYQSAAASLEKIAGLLAQTPTVPEPVTPRQLPALESQHPGREVVFDGVRFAYRTGGEVLPRFDLTLPAGQTVAVVGSTGAGKSTLAKLLARFYDPSDGRVLLDGVDLRELAVPELRRGVVMVTQEAFLFSGTVAENIAIGRPDATREEIEQAAKAIGAHDFISALPDGYDTDVRKRGGRISAGQRQLVAFARALLADPAVLILDEATSSLDIPGERAVQRAMATVLKGRTAVVIAHRLSTVEIADRVLVMEHGRVVEDGTPAELVAGTGRFADLHRAWRDSLA, from the coding sequence ATGACGGCCCCCACCACCAACGCCCCCACGGCGGACGACGAACCGGAACTCCCCCGTCACAAGGACGCCGCGGACGCCTTCGACCGCGACGTCCTGCCCACTCCCCCGCGCGCCACCTCCCTCCTGCTGCGCTCCCTGCTCGCGCCGATGAAAGCGCGGGTCACCCTCACCACGTTCCTGCTGCTGCTCCAGCAGGCGGCCGTACAGGCGGGCCCGCTGCTGGTCGCGTACGCCATCGACCGCGCGGTTCCGGCGTTCCGGGACCACGACAACGGCCCGCTGATCGCCGTCGGCGCCGGTTATCTGCTGTCCGCGCTGTCCTCCGGCGGGCTCCAGTACGCGTTCATCCTGGTCTCCGCCCGCGTCAACCAGGACGTGCTGCTCGACCTGCGCGGCCGCATCTTCCGGCACGCCCAGGCGCTGAGCATCGACTTCCACGAGCGCTACACCTCGGGGCGCCTCATCTCCCGTTCGACGACGGACGTGGAGTCGCTGCGCGAACTGCTCAATGAGGGCCTGCAGGAACTCGTCACCGTCATCCTGTCCTTCCTCTACATCTCCGCCCTGCTGCTCTGGCTGGATCTCGCCCTCGGCGCGGTCGCGGTGGCGTCCTTCGTGCCGCTGTACCTGCTCGTGCGGGGTTACCGGCGGCGCGCGGGCCGGGTGTACCGGAAGCGGTCGACCGCGATCGCCGCCGTGATCGTCAAGTTCGTGGAGACGATGAACGGCATCCGGCCGGTGCGCGCGTTCCGTCGCGAGGCCGCCAACGACGCCGAGTTCGCCGTACTGAACAAGCGGCACGAGCGGGTCAACGGCGACGCGCTGCTGGAGATGGCCCGCTATGTCGTCAGTTCCCGGCTGGTCGCCAACACGGCCGTCGCGGGGATCGTGCTGTGGGGCGCCTACCGAGTGGCGCAGGACTCGCTGGAGCTGGGTGTACTGGCGGCGGCAGTGCTGTATCTGCGGCGGCTGTACGACCCGATCGACCGGCTCGGGATGTTCCTGAACTCCTACCAGTCGGCGGCGGCCTCCCTGGAGAAGATCGCGGGCCTGCTCGCCCAGACCCCGACCGTGCCCGAGCCGGTGACACCCAGGCAGCTCCCGGCCCTCGAGTCGCAGCACCCGGGCCGCGAGGTCGTCTTCGACGGCGTCCGCTTCGCCTACCGCACCGGCGGCGAGGTGCTCCCCCGCTTCGATCTGACCCTGCCCGCCGGGCAGACGGTCGCGGTGGTCGGCTCGACCGGCGCCGGAAAGTCGACACTCGCCAAGCTCCTCGCCCGTTTCTACGACCCCTCGGACGGCCGCGTCCTCCTGGACGGCGTGGACCTCCGCGAGCTCGCCGTGCCCGAACTGCGGCGCGGGGTGGTCATGGTGACGCAGGAGGCGTTCCTGTTCTCCGGCACGGTCGCCGAGAACATCGCGATCGGCCGGCCGGACGCCACCCGCGAGGAGATCGAGCAGGCGGCGAAGGCGATCGGCGCGCACGACTTCATCAGCGCCCTGCCCGACGGCTACGACACGGACGTACGCAAGCGGGGCGGCCGTATCTCGGCGGGTCAGCGCCAGCTCGTGGCGTTCGCGCGGGCACTGCTCGCCGATCCGGCGGTGCTGATCCTGGACGAGGCGACCAGTTCGCTCGACATCCCCGGCGAGCGGGCCGTGCAGCGGGCGATGGCGACGGTCCTCAAGGGCCGTACAGCCGTGGTGATCGCGCACCGGCTGTCGACCGTGGAGATCGCCGACCGGGTGTTGGTCATGGAGCACGGCAGGGTCGTCGAGGACGGCACACCGGCCGAACTCGTCGCGGGCACGGGACGGTTCGCGGATCTGCACCGGGCCTGGCGGGACAGCCTGGCGTGA
- a CDS encoding sensor histidine kinase, translated as MTVVDTQLERRLEQLHIWGPYALLGVSAVLAVVSADLMDGPAEWYTAGALVGAALVLQLWWHGTRYRRADRGRSPSPAGAAYYAVRWAIAFVLTWINPFFAFYAATGYMDADELIPGMWRRLGLFASAVIVAGAQVGGLPVTSTAQWLGFAGLLIVNFGLQAFVAHITEQEEQRSRERAQTIEALRAALDENAALHAQLLVQAREAGVSDERRRLAAEIHDTLAQGLTGIIAQLQVVANTPDEVQAREHVHRAMDLARHSLGEARRSVHNLAPVALEHDGLPQALRNTVADWGERTGIRAEFTVAGTIEQLHDEVSATLLRIAQEALSNASRHARAGRLGVTLTFLGSEVILDIRDDGAGFDPLALPARSRTGGFGLDGMRARAERIAGSLTVESEPGHGTALSARVPLVRHDQ; from the coding sequence ATGACCGTGGTGGACACGCAACTCGAGCGCCGCCTGGAACAACTGCACATCTGGGGACCGTACGCGCTGCTCGGCGTCAGCGCCGTCCTCGCGGTCGTCTCCGCGGACCTCATGGACGGCCCCGCCGAGTGGTACACCGCCGGCGCCTTGGTCGGCGCCGCGCTCGTGCTCCAGCTGTGGTGGCACGGCACCCGCTACCGCCGTGCCGACCGCGGCCGCAGTCCCTCCCCGGCCGGCGCCGCCTACTACGCCGTCCGCTGGGCGATCGCCTTCGTCCTCACCTGGATCAACCCGTTCTTCGCGTTCTACGCGGCCACCGGCTACATGGACGCCGACGAGCTGATCCCCGGCATGTGGCGGCGGCTCGGACTGTTCGCGAGCGCGGTCATCGTGGCGGGCGCGCAGGTCGGCGGACTGCCGGTGACCAGTACGGCGCAGTGGCTCGGATTCGCCGGGCTGCTGATCGTCAACTTCGGCCTCCAGGCCTTCGTCGCCCACATCACCGAGCAGGAGGAACAGCGCTCCCGGGAACGGGCCCAGACCATCGAGGCACTGCGGGCGGCGCTCGACGAGAACGCCGCCCTGCACGCCCAACTCCTCGTCCAGGCAAGGGAAGCGGGCGTCTCCGACGAGCGCCGACGGCTCGCCGCCGAGATCCACGACACCCTCGCCCAGGGTCTGACCGGCATCATCGCCCAGCTCCAGGTGGTCGCGAACACGCCCGACGAGGTCCAGGCCCGTGAGCACGTCCACCGCGCCATGGACCTCGCCCGGCACAGCCTCGGCGAGGCCCGCCGCTCGGTGCACAACCTCGCCCCCGTCGCGCTGGAGCACGACGGGTTGCCCCAGGCCCTGAGGAACACGGTTGCCGACTGGGGCGAACGGACCGGAATCCGCGCCGAGTTCACCGTCGCCGGAACCATCGAGCAGCTTCACGACGAGGTCTCGGCCACCCTCCTGCGCATCGCCCAGGAAGCCCTCTCCAACGCCTCCCGGCACGCCCGGGCCGGCCGCCTCGGCGTCACCCTGACCTTCCTGGGCAGCGAGGTCATCCTCGACATCCGCGACGACGGCGCCGGCTTCGACCCCCTCGCCCTTCCGGCCCGCTCCCGCACCGGCGGCTTCGGACTCGACGGCATGCGGGCCCGCGCCGAACGCATCGCGGGCTCCCTCACCGTCGAGTCCGAACCGGGCCACGGCACCGCGCTGTCGGCTCGCGTACCGTTGGTCCGCCATGACCAGTGA
- a CDS encoding ABC transporter ATP-binding protein — protein sequence MSVIEVSELRKSYGGRAVVDGVSFAVEEGEIFGILGPNGAGKTTTVECVEGLRIPDTGRVRVTGLAPVADHARVARVLGAQLQESELQAKLTVREALELYSAFHDKPLDWRPLAERLGLTQKLTTRFGKLSGGQKQRLFIALALVGNPRVVVLDELTTGLDPRARRDTWELIEDIRANGVTVLLVTHFMEEAQRLCDRIAVIDRGRIAALDTPAGLIHRSAGATVISFTPSAPLDAHELNTLPALASIEDRDGRLTLSGTDETVNAVITLLARRHVTAHQLRVVDATLDDAFLDLTQEATA from the coding sequence ATGTCCGTCATCGAAGTCAGCGAACTGCGCAAGTCCTACGGCGGCCGGGCCGTCGTCGACGGTGTCTCCTTCGCCGTCGAGGAGGGCGAGATTTTTGGAATTCTTGGCCCGAACGGCGCCGGGAAGACCACCACCGTCGAGTGCGTCGAGGGTCTGAGGATTCCCGACACGGGCCGCGTGCGGGTCACCGGTCTCGCCCCCGTCGCCGACCACGCGCGCGTGGCCCGCGTCCTCGGCGCCCAGCTCCAGGAGAGCGAACTCCAGGCCAAACTCACCGTCCGTGAGGCCCTGGAGCTGTACAGCGCGTTCCACGACAAGCCCCTCGACTGGCGCCCGCTCGCCGAGCGCCTGGGGCTGACCCAGAAGCTCACCACCCGGTTCGGCAAGCTCTCCGGCGGCCAGAAGCAGCGCCTGTTCATCGCGCTCGCGCTCGTCGGCAATCCCCGGGTCGTCGTCCTGGACGAGCTGACCACCGGGCTCGATCCGCGTGCCCGCCGCGACACCTGGGAGCTCATCGAGGACATCCGCGCCAACGGCGTCACCGTCCTGCTCGTCACGCACTTCATGGAGGAGGCGCAGCGGCTCTGCGACCGGATCGCCGTGATCGACAGGGGCCGGATCGCCGCCCTGGACACCCCGGCGGGCCTCATCCACCGCTCGGCGGGCGCCACCGTCATCAGCTTCACCCCGTCCGCCCCGCTCGACGCACACGAACTGAACACGCTGCCCGCCCTCGCCTCCATCGAGGACCGGGACGGCCGCCTCACCCTGTCCGGCACCGACGAGACCGTGAACGCCGTGATCACCCTGCTCGCCCGCCGGCACGTCACCGCCCACCAGCTCCGTGTCGTCGACGCCACCCTCGACGACGCCTTCCTCGACCTGACCCAGGAGGCCACGGCATGA
- the glgX gene encoding glycogen debranching protein GlgX, which produces MSSAAEQEAVTEAAEERPAALVNGAQRKAPAVPVWPGAPTPLGARFRVGPDGVAGTNFALWAGGAEAVELCLFDADGKETRARLTELTHEIWHGFVPGVMPGQRYGFRVHGRWDPWTGGRWNSSKLLLDPYARAVDGDFSLPPEVYGHVRDWPHQQVADTVRDDRDSAPYVPKGVVVHDDDDWAEDRRPKTPWADSVIYEVHVRGFTALHPGIPEELRGTYAGLAHPAAIEHLVELGVTAVELLPVHQFAHEDHLLRRGLKNYWGYNSIGYFAPHAAYAASGTTGQQVGEFKRMVRALHAAGIEVILDVVYNHTAEAGELGPTLSLKGIDNRGYYRLQSDARRYADYTGCGNTLHVVQPHVLRLITDSLRYWVTEMGVDGFRFDLAAALARSMHDVDMLSPFLAVIAQDPVLRRVKLIAEPWDVGSGGYQVGAFPPLWTEWNDRYRNAVRDFWRGALPDVRDLGYRLSGSSDLYAWGGRRPYASVNFITAHDGFTLRDLVSYERKHNEANGEGNRDGTDDNRAWNCGTEGETDDERVRALRRRQLRNLLTTLLLSTGVPMLVAGDELGRTQRGNNNAYCQDNEISWVDWGLLEDPGWKALFDLTARLIALRHRHPVLRRRAFFSGRAHSADGLRDLAWFTARGAEMTERDWYAPAGTLGMYLSGRDIPGRDERGAPIVDDSFLAVLHAGDRPASFLLPGPPWAERYEVVVDTSREEQEEAPGVVHRAGASITVPARAVLLLRVAG; this is translated from the coding sequence GTGTCCAGCGCAGCCGAGCAGGAGGCGGTGACCGAAGCCGCCGAGGAGCGCCCCGCCGCGCTGGTGAACGGCGCGCAGCGCAAGGCGCCCGCCGTGCCGGTGTGGCCCGGGGCGCCGACGCCGCTGGGCGCCCGGTTCCGAGTCGGCCCGGACGGGGTGGCGGGGACCAACTTCGCGCTGTGGGCGGGCGGGGCCGAGGCGGTCGAGCTGTGTCTGTTCGACGCGGACGGCAAGGAGACCCGGGCCCGGCTCACCGAGCTCACCCACGAGATCTGGCACGGCTTCGTGCCCGGTGTCATGCCCGGCCAGCGCTACGGCTTCCGGGTGCACGGCCGCTGGGACCCGTGGACCGGCGGCCGCTGGAACTCCTCGAAGCTGCTCCTCGACCCGTACGCCCGCGCGGTGGACGGCGACTTCAGCCTGCCGCCCGAGGTGTACGGCCATGTCCGCGACTGGCCCCACCAGCAGGTGGCGGACACCGTACGGGACGACCGGGACTCGGCGCCGTACGTCCCGAAGGGCGTGGTCGTCCACGATGACGACGACTGGGCCGAGGACCGTCGCCCGAAGACCCCGTGGGCCGACTCGGTGATCTACGAGGTGCATGTGCGCGGGTTCACCGCGCTGCACCCCGGCATCCCCGAGGAACTGCGCGGGACGTACGCCGGTTTGGCGCACCCGGCCGCGATCGAGCACCTCGTGGAACTCGGCGTCACGGCCGTCGAGCTGCTCCCCGTCCACCAGTTCGCGCACGAGGACCACCTGCTGCGGCGCGGCCTCAAGAACTACTGGGGCTACAACTCCATCGGCTACTTCGCGCCCCACGCGGCCTACGCCGCCTCCGGTACGACGGGCCAGCAGGTCGGCGAGTTCAAGCGCATGGTGCGCGCGCTGCACGCCGCCGGGATCGAGGTCATCCTCGACGTGGTCTACAACCACACCGCGGAGGCGGGCGAGCTGGGCCCCACGCTGTCCCTGAAGGGCATCGACAACCGGGGGTACTACCGGTTGCAGTCCGACGCCCGGCGCTACGCGGACTACACGGGCTGCGGCAACACCCTGCACGTGGTCCAGCCGCACGTCCTGAGGCTGATCACCGACTCCCTGCGCTACTGGGTGACGGAGATGGGCGTGGACGGCTTCCGGTTCGATCTGGCCGCCGCGCTGGCCCGTTCCATGCACGACGTCGACATGCTGTCCCCGTTCCTCGCGGTCATCGCCCAGGACCCGGTGCTGCGGCGCGTGAAGCTGATCGCCGAGCCCTGGGACGTGGGCTCCGGGGGCTATCAGGTGGGTGCCTTCCCGCCCCTGTGGACGGAGTGGAACGACCGCTACCGCAACGCCGTACGCGACTTCTGGCGGGGCGCCCTGCCCGACGTCCGGGATCTGGGGTATCGCCTCTCCGGTTCCAGCGACCTGTACGCCTGGGGCGGGCGCCGGCCGTACGCCTCGGTCAACTTCATCACCGCGCACGACGGTTTCACCCTGCGGGACCTGGTGTCGTACGAGCGGAAACACAACGAGGCGAACGGCGAGGGCAACCGGGACGGCACGGACGACAACCGGGCGTGGAACTGCGGGACGGAGGGGGAGACGGACGACGAGCGCGTACGGGCGCTCAGGCGGCGGCAGTTGCGGAACCTGCTCACCACGCTGCTGCTGTCGACGGGTGTGCCGATGCTGGTCGCGGGCGACGAGCTGGGTCGCACACAGCGCGGCAACAACAACGCGTACTGCCAGGACAACGAGATCAGCTGGGTGGACTGGGGCCTGCTGGAGGACCCCGGCTGGAAGGCGCTGTTCGACCTCACCGCCCGGCTGATCGCACTACGTCACCGGCACCCGGTGCTCAGGCGTCGGGCGTTCTTCTCGGGGCGGGCCCACTCCGCGGACGGCCTGCGCGACCTGGCCTGGTTCACGGCTCGCGGCGCGGAGATGACGGAGCGGGACTGGTACGCCCCCGCCGGCACGCTCGGCATGTATCTGTCGGGGCGCGACATCCCCGGCCGGGACGAACGCGGCGCGCCGATCGTGGACGACAGCTTCCTCGCCGTCCTGCACGCCGGGGACCGGCCGGCGAGCTTCCTGCTGCCGGGGCCGCCGTGGGCGGAGCGGTACGAGGTGGTCGTCGACACGTCGAGGGAGGAGCAGGAGGAGGCGCCGGGGGTGGTGCACCGGGCGGGGGCGTCGATCACGGTTCCGGCGCGGGCGGTGCTGCTGCTGCGGGTGGCCGGGTGA
- a CDS encoding ABC transporter permease, protein MNTAVLRTEVRLFRREPGALFWILLFPTLLLVILGSIPSFRNHEADLGGLRTIDVYVPVAVLLGLIVSGLQSMPQTLTGYRERGILRRMSTTPVRPTALLTAQMTVYGGAALASALLALFVGRFAFAVRLPEQLFGYLLALVLAVLVALALGAVISALSRTTKIAGAIGSAVFFPSMFCAGVWAPVQTMPDVLARIVGYTPFGAAAEALNRAAAGDWPGWTHLGVLVAWTVLLTAAASRWFRWE, encoded by the coding sequence ATGAACACCGCCGTACTGCGGACCGAGGTCCGACTCTTCCGCCGCGAACCCGGCGCCCTCTTCTGGATCCTGCTGTTCCCCACCCTGCTCCTGGTGATCCTCGGCTCGATCCCGTCCTTCCGGAACCACGAGGCCGACCTCGGCGGCCTCAGGACCATCGATGTCTACGTCCCGGTGGCCGTGCTCCTCGGCCTGATCGTCAGCGGCCTGCAGTCCATGCCGCAGACCCTCACCGGCTACCGCGAGCGCGGCATCCTGCGCCGCATGTCCACCACCCCGGTCCGCCCGACCGCCCTGCTCACCGCGCAGATGACCGTCTACGGCGGCGCCGCCCTGGCATCCGCGCTGCTCGCCCTGTTCGTCGGACGGTTCGCCTTCGCCGTACGACTGCCCGAGCAGCTGTTCGGGTACCTGCTGGCCCTGGTTCTGGCCGTGCTCGTCGCCCTCGCGCTGGGCGCGGTGATCTCCGCGCTGTCCCGGACGACGAAGATCGCCGGTGCCATCGGATCCGCCGTGTTCTTCCCGTCGATGTTCTGCGCGGGTGTGTGGGCGCCGGTGCAGACCATGCCGGACGTCCTCGCCCGGATCGTCGGGTACACCCCGTTCGGCGCGGCCGCCGAGGCCCTGAACCGGGCCGCGGCCGGCGACTGGCCGGGCTGGACCCACCTGGGCGTGCTCGTCGCCTGGACGGTGCTGCTCACGGCCGCCGCGTCGCGCTGGTTCCGCTGGGAGTAG